The nucleotide sequence ATCAACTGCCAAGCGGTGTTGGTACTGAATTGACCGATTTGCAACGTGCCGAACTGGACCGTCGCTGGGCAGAGTACAAGGCAGATCCCTCGACCGCCCTTAGCGAGGATGATTTTCGACAGCGCATTCGTGTGGCCCGTGGTCGATGAAGGCACGGCTAACGGCACATACCGAAATTGATCTGTTGCGTGGCATTGATTGGTTTGAGAGCATTTCAGTTGGTCTCGGTGAAAAGTTCGAGGCAGAATTTTACCTTGCTCTGGAACGGATTAAGGCAAATCCGGAGTTGTTCGCCGCAGACAATACGGGCTACCGGCCTTGTCGACTCAAGCGATTTACCGCTGTATTGTATTTCCGTATCGACGAACCGTTCGTTGTGATTGTCGGGCTTTTCACTAGCGGCCAGGACGAAAGCGATCTTCAGAATCGCGGATAACCGTCGGTTGCAACGGAGTGGCGGTGGTCGCCGCTCTCGAAATGGTTGCTCAACACCCGCCACCCGCTGAACCGGGCCGTTATCCGACTTAGACATTCGCAACGTTCTATGGTCTACCCAAATCGACCTCTTCTTTCCCTACCCAGGATTTCGCATCATGACTGAAACCGAAATGTCTGCACTCCGCGAGTCGCAGTTCCTTGCATTCACTGATCCGCGTTGTAGAAGTGCTGTTGCAAACTGGCAGAAGGTTCTTGAGCGTACTCCGAACGGATGGCTTCTCTATCGTGTTGGTAATGACAAAGCGGTCGGCCACACCGACGATCCAAATTGGCAAGACGAACCGTGGACCGTCGTTCATGGTCTTTCAACGGAGGATCCGTACGATCAGGCGTATTGCCCGACCCTTCAGGACGCTGTGGACGAACTGTTGAACGGTTGATACATAGTAGTGCCTGCCGACCCGGAAGCCATGCTCGAATCCTGCTGGCGGAATTCCTTCGTTGTTTTCCGCGTACGCAGTTTGCCCTGCGATGAAACAATACGGCGGATAACCATGCGATGCACCGGAGACGCGTGTCAGGCGTTTTGGCAGTGGTTGAGTCTTTCGACGCGACCCGGTGATCGCTACCGTTACACGGGGTTGGCTCTGATCGGCATCAAGCTTTGATTTTCGGATGCGCGGTCGGCCGGCTTCGATGGTGATTGAAGTTAGAATGCGGTGTCATGTTTGACCGTGTCGCTGAACACATTGGTCGTGCTCGGACAATAGCCGCTTTGCAATGTTGACTGAACGCAGAGACGATCACCACGTACCGACGCTTTGAATCGATTGATGCTTCAAGCTTTGACTTTGTTTGCGTCGGAACGTCGCGATCTTCAAGCCGGTTCGAGCGGTGTTTGCGCGGTCGATTTGGTGAATGTGCTACGTTGCCTGATTCGTCATGGATTCAACCGCGGTCTCGGGGCTCCCTACGCCGCCGGCCGCTGGGTGTCTTCTTTACGTGTCTGGCCGCCGGCTCCGGCAACCCCGATCCCGCAACGCTTTGGCCGACTTCGACAGGAAGAAACTCGATGCTTCAAACCGTGCGACGTTGCCGGCTTGATTCGATGTGTAACAATGCGTTCAACCGAAGCGGGGTTGAGCCGTCTTGGACGCTTCGCTGACCACGTTTCCACGCCCCCGCTCGGTTAACGCCGCCGTTCGCCGACTGAAGACTGCGCTTTACCTGCTTTGCAACGCAATCTGGTCGATCTCCTGCCCACCACGGATGACTCGCGCGATGTCGATTGTTTCCGCCGTCACGAAATAGAGAACTACATAGTTGCCGAAACCGTTCACTAACTTGGCACGAAGCCCTTCGGCTTCTGGGCGTGTAGTTGGCACCGCACCACCGGCTTCCGGAAACTGACACAACATATCAACAGTCGCTTCGATCGCATCAAGAAAACGCAGGGCTGAATCGAGATTCGACTCGGCAATGTCGCTCGAGTGTCCCGCAATGTCGTCCATGGCAAGCCGCCTGCGGTGCGGCACTTTGCGTCCAGGCATTCAACTTCCGTGCTTTGACTTCAACTCTGTACGAATGGCTTCGATTTCATTTCCATTCCATGGCTCACTTGGGCCGCTCTGCAACCCTTCAACCGCGAGCTTCTCTACTTCGGTCTGACGCTCAGATATTCGCAAGATGAATTCTGATACGAATTCGCTGACGTCTTCGTAGCCGCTGATTTTCGCGCGTTCCGCGATCGCCGACATTATCGGCTCGGGTACATTAACACTAATCGTAGACATTTCCGGCTCCCAAGAAACTTGAACCCCTGCATTCTACACCAGGGCGGACCTTGCGACAGGCTCGATCTCTTCCTCGATTCAAATTTGCGGCGAACCATGCGATGATACGGAGCGGCGGTGGTCGCCGTTTTGGCAATGGCTGAGTCTCTCGCCGCCGCCCGCATATCGCTACCGTTCGCCGACTTGAGAGTTGCGCCAAACACAAATCTGCTTCGGCTACGATTGGCAAAAGACAGCGTTTCATCTTTGCTCCGGCTCCCCTGAACAATGCACATTAGAACTGCCCTTCGATCGTACGGTGACGCTTGGCGGACGACGTTTCACTTCATTGCGTTTTGAATCGTTTTCTCCATCTTGACGTTACCATTTCGACTGTTGGAAATCGTCACCGGACCGGAACCCAGTTGGCACATTGCTGTGCCGCTTATTTTTGCTTTGGTGGTTTACCTTCCGTTTTCCGTAGCTTGGGCGTCACGACTCACTGGTGTTCGTCCACGTACGCCCGAAGAGCAGGAGGAGCACCACAGGAAGATCGTTGATGAAAAGAATGCTCAATTGCGTCGGGAGAGCTCGCGTGAACCGATCGTGGATTGAACAATGTGCCCTCAACGCAACGAAAACATTGCGGCGAACCATGCCGTGCACCGGAGCGGCGTCGTCGCGTTTTCTGATGGTCAACTCTACTCTCGCCGCCCGGTGACGGCGGCCGTTACACGGGGTCGGCTCTGATCGGCATCAGGCTTTGATTTTCGTGTGCGCGGTCGGCCGGCTTCGATGGTGATTGAAGTTAGAATGCGGTGTCATGTTTGACCGTGTCGCTGAACACATTGGTCGTGCTCGGACAATAGCCGCTTTGCAATGTTGACTGAACGCAGAGACGATCACCACGTACCGACGCTTTGAATCGATTGATGCTTCAAGCTTTGACTTTGTTTGCGTCGGAACGTCGCGATCTTCAAGCCGGTTCGAGCGTTGTTTGCGCGGTCGATGTGGTGAATGTGCTACGTTGCTTGACTCGTCTGGAATTCAGTCGCGGTCTCGGGTCTCCCTTCGCCGCCGGCCGCTGGATGTCTTCCTTTCGTGTCTGGCCACCGGCTTCGGCAACCCCGATCCCGCCACGCTTTGGCCGACATCACAGTGAAGAAACTCGATGCTTCAGGCCGTGCGACGTTGCCGGCTTGGTTCGATGTGTAACAATGCGTTCAACCGAAGCGGGGTGAAGCCGTCTTGGACGCTTCGCTGACCACGTTTCCACGCCCCCGCTCGGTTAACGCCTCCGTTACACGGGGTTGGCTCTGATCGGCATCAGGCTTTGACTTTCGGGTGCGCGGTCGGCCGACTTTGATGGTGAATGAAGATCGAATGGGGTGTCATGATTGGCTTTGTCGCGAAACACATTGGTCGTGCTCAGTCTTTCGCCGCTTCGCAATGTTGACTGAACGCAGAGACGATCACCACGTACCGACGCTTTGGCTCAGCCAATACTTCCATCCGCCAAAGTGTTTGCGTCGGAACGTCGCGATCTTCAAGCCGGTTCGAGCGTTAGTTGCGCGGTCGATTTGGTGAGCGCGTTACGTTTCCTGACCTGTCCTGCATTCAACCGCGGTCTCGGGGCACCCTGCGCCGCCGACCGCTGGATGTCTTCTTTCCGTGTCTGGCCGTCGGCTTCGGCACCCCCGATCCCGCCACGCTTTGTTCGACATCACAATGAAGAAACTCGATGCTTCAAGCCTTGCGACGTTGCCGGCTTGATTCGATGTGTAACAATGCGTTCAACCGAAGCGGGGTTGAGCCGTCTTGGACGCTTCGCTGACCACGTTCCCACGCCCCCGCTCGGTTAACGCGACCGTTATCCGACTGACGCGTCCAACATTACTCTCCCAATTGAAAATCCAATGCGACCTAACTCCGACATGTCCCGCCGCCCGGATTCACCGACCGCTCGGATTCGAGACGCTGGGCAAGGGCGGTGGGCAATGCTGATGGTCGCGTTGATCGGCATGGTGCTCGTTGTGCTTGGTCTGATTCAAGCCTTAGACACTGCGGGCGATTCATCAATTCTGTACCGAGGATGGTCCACCATCGTATTTGGGATCTCGATCGTGATCCTTTCGCATTCGACCGGTCGACTCATTCCGAATCGCTAGCCGTCCATTTACAACCCGCGTACAGAACGCATGTTCTAGGTGCAGCCGATACGTGTGAAGTCACTACGGCGGATAACCATCGGTTGCAACGGAGGCCGCGAGTTACTGTTTTCAAGTGGTAAGTCGTTCGCGCGGCCCCGCTGAACCGTGCCGTTACCCGACTGAAGTATGGACGACTGGCTCGAACTCGAACGCTTGCACTTTGCCGCCGGTGACGGCGACCTTGCCGCAGTTCAATCGCTTTTGGCTGACGGTCGAGACGTGAACGCAAAAGACTCTGATCTCGCGCTAACTCCATTGCACTACGCCGCTGCCGGCGAACACGTTGACATCGTGCGGTTCCTGATTGCAAACGGAGCCGATGTAAATGCGATTGACGAGGCGACCGCTGGTGACACACCACTCGGACATGTTGCCCAGGAATGCTCTCTCTCGATGGCAAAGACTCTGCTCGATTCCGGGGCGAACCCGCTGATTCCAGGGGGGATGCAACTTACACCACTTCACCGAGCAGAACGTCGGAAACGTCCCGATGGTCGCCAAGTCTACGATCTATTGCTTGATGTGGCCCGCACTCGATTCCACTACCATGGGGGCGGGTAACCATGCGATGATACGGAGCGGCGGTGGTCACCGTTTTCGCGATGACTAAATCACTCGCCGCCGCCCGCATATCGCTACCGTTATCCGACTGAAGTGCAATGTACGAATCTTGTATCACCATTGAACGTCCGGTCGACAATCGCCGTTTCTACATAGCGATTGTGGTTTCCGCATGCACGGTTATCGCGTACTTCATTCTTGCCGCATCCAATTCCGAGCGGTGGATGCTATACCCGCTGGGGATTTTCCACCTTGTTGGCTTACTAGTCATTCTCTGCCGTCGTCCCAGTGCGTCAGTTGTTGTCGAACGGGACTCGATCGCATGGCGTGGTGACGGTCTTTTTTGGCCCACCTCCAATCTTGTTTCGTTTATCGAGATAGACTCTGTTGAATTGCTTGAAAGCGGATCTCGCTCTAAAATACTATTGCATAACCGATATTCTGGACCATGCACCATTGCGGACAACTTCTTTACCGATGGCTCGTCCGTTCTGTCGGCTATTCGTCATTTCCGACCCGACTTGCCGATCTCCACGACGGCGGATAACCATCGGATGCACCGGAGTGGCGGTGGCTAGCGTTTTGGCATTGGCCGAGTCTTTCGCCGCCACCCGGTGATCCGTAGCGTTCTGCGACAGGAAGCGAACCTTTGAGTCTGTTTTAGTGTCTCAACAAACATGGAACGCAACGACTCCAACGAAATTAAGGTTAGATTAGAACCGAACTTATCATCAGCAGATTTCGTTGACGTACTTAAACGTTCGACGCTCGCTGAACGTCGTCCAGTCAATGATGCGAACGTCGTTGCTGGTATGCTCAAGCAGGCCGACCTGATCGCAACGGCTCGAGCCTCCAGTGGATTGTTGGTTGGCGTGGCTCGGTCGATCACCGACTTCCACTACTGTACTTATCTGTCGGATTTGGCGGTCGACGTATCGTTTCAGCGTCGCGGGATTGGCAAGCAATTGATCGATTTCACTCACGAAAAGGCGGGCCGGCAGACCACCCTTATTCTTTTGGCTGCACCTGCGGCGGCAACGTACTATCCACACATTGGATTGACTTCTCATGACTCTTGCTGGATCATGAAGCACGAACCGGGTGTCGAGGTGTCCACCAAAGAATTGTCGCAGAACAAAGGGTTGGACGCGGAGGCCTCGAAAGCGTCTTTTTCAGATGGTTAATCTTTCGCTCGGCCCCGGTCAACCCTGCCGTTCGCCGACATCAATTTGCGGCAAAAGACCGTGATGAATTACACACAGCACTACATCATCGACCGTCACGAGAAGACGCTGTTTGTTCCGTGGGCGTTTCTGCTAACGTTGGGCGGTTGCTGGGCCGTATCGGTCCCACCAGATGCGAATCGCACCTTGCTTACCAACGTGTTGTGGTGGTTTCATCTAGCCGTTGTTGCCATCCCGCTTTCCGCGTTCGTGATAGCCAAGCTTGTTGGTCTATCGGCGGTTCATTTGATTACTGGTAGCTGGCTGGTCGTTGTATTGCTCTATACACTCGGCGTGATCTATTTGATAGCCGGATGGCGGCGAGTGTCTTTCCGCGATACCGTCCAATACATGTACGTCATGGGCGACAACGGTAGCGTCTCGCTTTTGCGTCAAGTATTGTTTGGATTGTTCGCAATTGCGTTGGTTCTTCTGTTTCGGTTGACGGAACACTTCGTGATTGCGTTCTGTGCAATCGCACTGGTCAATTCCGCGCTGGCTGCAATCGTGCTACTTCGCCGATCTCATGTGTCTGCGTAGGGCCATCGGTACGACGAGACGGGACCTGGCGGGGTGGCGAACCATGCCGTGCACCGGAGCGGCGTCAAAGCGTTTTCTGATGGTTAGTTTTTCTCTCGCCGCCCGGTGACGGCGGACGTTATCCGACAAACGTAGCATCCTATCCAAGGAGACATTCATGGGATATTCGCACAGCTTCTTTGCCCTCGAGGTTGCCGAAGTGAAGGCGCTCTACGGTTCGAAGAACAACGCCCTGCTAGAAGGTATCCTCAAATCGCAGGCAGAAGACATCGAGGATAACGACGCGTTTTTTGAAGACGAGATCGAGGACGGCGACTTACCAGACACAGCCACAGCACTTCGCGAGATCTTTGAGGGCAACGCTCGACCAAGCGCGGAAGGGGCGATGTACGGTTACGCACTCCAAATGATCTGTAGACACATGGGACAAGAGGTTGAGGGAGGCGAGTACGGCGTTGCTGACGTGACTGATCACCCTTACGATTCGCTGCTTGTGAAATCTGGTATCCCGATCCCGATTCCAGAGCCGAGTGATTTCCCAATGATTGGGTACTTGGATTTCAACCAACTTGATGACGAAATCGCTATGGCCAGAGCAGATCATGAAAAGGTCGGTAGCGACTCTGCGGAAGCAATGTCCGCGATTCGCGGATTGATGAACGCCGTCGGATTTGGACTGAAACCTGGTGGAATCAACGCAGAGGAGATTCAAGAAGACATTGATGCCTACGTCGAGACACTTGAGGCTGCCAAGAAACTCGGTAAAGGTGTCATTTCATTTCGCCACTGACCAACGCAAATGTCGGATAACCAAGCGATGGACGCGGAGCCGCCGACAGCGCGTTTTGAAATGGATGATCGATGACGGCGGCCCGGTCATCGCCGCCGTTACACGGGGTTGGCTCTGATCGGCATCAGGCTTTGGCTTTCGGGTGCGCGGTCGGCCGACTTTGATAGTTAATCAAGATCGATTGCGGTGTCATGATTGGCTGTGTCGCGAAACACATTGGTCGTGCTCAGTCTTTCGCCGCTTCGCAACGTTGACTGAATGCTGAGACGATCACCACGTACCGACGCATTGAATCGATTGATGCTTCCATCCGCCAAAGTATTTGCGTCGGAACGTCGCGATCTTCAAGCCGGTTCAAGCGTTGTTGGCGCGGTCGATTTGGTGAACGTGCTACGTTGCCTGACTCGTCTGGAATTCCATCGCGGTCTCGGGGCTCCCTACGCCGCCGGCCGCTGGATGTCTTCTCTACGTGTCTGGCCGCCGGCTCCGGCAACCCCGATCCCGCCACGCTTTGGTCGACATCACAAAGAAAAAACTCGATGCTTCAAGCCGTTCGACGTTGCCGGCTTGATTCGATGTGTAACAATGCGTTCAACCGAAGCGGGGTTGAGCCGTCTTGGACGCTTCGCTGACCACGTTCCCACGCCCCCGCTCGGTTAACGCCGCCGTTACACGGGGTTGGCTCTGATCGGCATCAGGCTTTGACTTTCGGGTGCGCGGTCGGCCGACTTTGATGGTGAATGAAGATCGAATGGGGTGTCATGATTGGCTTTGTCGCGAAACACATTGGTCGTGCTCAGTCTTTCGCCGCTTCGCAATGTTGACTGAACGCAGAGACGATCACCACGTACCGACGCTTTGGCTCAGCCAATACTTCCATCCGCCAAAGTGTTTGCGTCGGAACGTCGCGATCTTCAAGCCGGTTCGAGCGTTAGTTGCGCGGTCGATTTGGTGAGCGCGTTACGTTTCCTGACCTGTCCTGCATTCAACCGCGGTCTCGGGGCACCCTGCGCCGCCGACCGCTGGATGTCTTCTTTCCGTGTCTGGCCGTCGGCTTCGGCACCCCCGATCCCGCCACGCTTTGTTCGACATCACAATGAAGAAACTCGATGCTTCAAGCCTTGCGACGTTGCCGGCTTGATTCGATGTGTAACAATGCGTTCAACCGAAGCGGGGTTGAGCCGTCTTGGACGCTTCGCTGACCACGTTCCCACGCCCCCGCTCGGTTAACGCGACCGTTACACGGTGTTGGCTCTGATCGGCATCAAGCTTTGATGTTCGTTTGCGCGGTCGGCCGGCTTTGGTGGTGAATCAAGATCGAATGCGGTGAGATGCGTGGCTTTGTCGTGAAACGCTTTGGCCGTGATCGGTCGATGTCCGCATCACAATGTTGACTCAATGCAGAGACGATCACCACGTACCGACGCTTTGAATCAACTGACACTTCAAGCCGGCAAAGTCTTTGCGTCGGAACGTCGCGATCTTCAAGCCGGTTCGAGCGTTGTTTGCGCGGTCAATTTGGTGAATGTGCTACGTTGCCTGACTCTTCCTGAATTCCACCGCGGTCTCGGGGCTCCCTACGCCGGTGGCCGCTGGATGTCTTCTTTTCGTGTCTGGCCGCCGGCTTCGGCACCCCCGATCCCGCAATGCTTTGTTCGACATCACAATGAAGAAACTCGATGCTTCAAGCCGAGCGACGTTGCCGGCTTGATTCGATGTGTAACAATGCGTTCAACCGAAGCGGGGTTGAGCCGTCTTGGACGCTTCGCTGACCACGTTTCCACGCCCCCGCTCGGTTAACGCCGCCGTTCGCCGACAGAAATTGACCTATGGCTGATCCCTATCAACCTCCTCCGTATGACGCCGAACGATCGCAAGCGCCAAGCGTAACACCGTCACCGATTCTGCACGGTCTGATCTACACTTTACTTTTCCCGGTGGCCGCCGCATACACGATCATCGCAAGATCAATTGCTGGCCCCGGCTATACAACCGCGCCGAACCAGGGTGCAATGGTATTATTCTTTCTGTTTTGTCTCGCATGGCCAATTGTGGCTATCGTCGTAATTGGCATCATTCGTCGCTTCAGCGGCGTTCGTGGACTTGCAGCGTCTGCTGTTGGTGTACTTTCCTGGCTATGTAGCTGCTACATTCCTTTCTGGATCGGCATGGATTGAGATGTTCTCGTCAGGTTCTCAGCCTCCGATTGCCAAATTGCGGCGAACCATGACATGCACTGG is from Crateriforma conspicua and encodes:
- a CDS encoding addiction module protein, whose translation is MTVEQAISDISALPPSDQLRIVQAIWDQLPSGVGTELTDLQRAELDRRWAEYKADPSTALSEDDFRQRIRVARGR
- a CDS encoding type II toxin-antitoxin system RelE/ParE family toxin, translated to MKARLTAHTEIDLLRGIDWFESISVGLGEKFEAEFYLALERIKANPELFAADNTGYRPCRLKRFTAVLYFRIDEPFVVIVGLFTSGQDESDLQNRG
- a CDS encoding type II toxin-antitoxin system RelE/ParE family toxin, producing MPGRKVPHRRRLAMDDIAGHSSDIAESNLDSALRFLDAIEATVDMLCQFPEAGGAVPTTRPEAEGLRAKLVNGFGNYVVLYFVTAETIDIARVIRGGQEIDQIALQSR
- a CDS encoding ribbon-helix-helix domain-containing protein — its product is MSTISVNVPEPIMSAIAERAKISGYEDVSEFVSEFILRISERQTEVEKLAVEGLQSGPSEPWNGNEIEAIRTELKSKHGS
- a CDS encoding ankyrin repeat domain-containing protein, whose translation is MDDWLELERLHFAAGDGDLAAVQSLLADGRDVNAKDSDLALTPLHYAAAGEHVDIVRFLIANGADVNAIDEATAGDTPLGHVAQECSLSMAKTLLDSGANPLIPGGMQLTPLHRAERRKRPDGRQVYDLLLDVARTRFHYHGGG
- a CDS encoding GNAT family N-acetyltransferase; translated protein: MERNDSNEIKVRLEPNLSSADFVDVLKRSTLAERRPVNDANVVAGMLKQADLIATARASSGLLVGVARSITDFHYCTYLSDLAVDVSFQRRGIGKQLIDFTHEKAGRQTTLILLAAPAAATYYPHIGLTSHDSCWIMKHEPGVEVSTKELSQNKGLDAEASKASFSDG
- a CDS encoding DUF7691 family protein, with the protein product MGYSHSFFALEVAEVKALYGSKNNALLEGILKSQAEDIEDNDAFFEDEIEDGDLPDTATALREIFEGNARPSAEGAMYGYALQMICRHMGQEVEGGEYGVADVTDHPYDSLLVKSGIPIPIPEPSDFPMIGYLDFNQLDDEIAMARADHEKVGSDSAEAMSAIRGLMNAVGFGLKPGGINAEEIQEDIDAYVETLEAAKKLGKGVISFRH